A portion of the Polaribacter cellanae genome contains these proteins:
- a CDS encoding DUF2945 domain-containing protein has translation MIKKGTKVSWKWGRGTAEGKVEKTYTKEITKTIKGTEVTRNGEERNKALYMKQKEDVESEVSRADS, from the coding sequence ATGATTAAAAAAGGAACAAAAGTAAGCTGGAAATGGGGCAGAGGAACAGCAGAAGGCAAAGTAGAAAAAACATATACAAAAGAGATTACCAAAACAATTAAAGGTACAGAAGTAACTAGAAATGGAGAAGAAAGAAATAAAGCTTTATACATGAAGCAAAAAGAGGACGTTGAAAGTGAAGTAAGTAGAGCAGATTCCTAA
- a CDS encoding NAD(P)-dependent oxidoreductase encodes MKFGIIKERKNPPDRRVVFSPQKLKEFQEKFPKATIKVESSEIRVFSDESYKHEKIQVSKNMDDCDVLLGVKEVPIEYLIPNKKYFFFSHTIKKQPYNRDLLRAILDKNIQLFDHETIVNENGARLIGFGRYAGIVGAYNGFRAIGLKSGAFQLPKAATLNSQQELIEQLQKIELSNIKILLTGNGKVAYGAKEMLDAMDILQVTTEEYLNNTYQEPVYCLVDVLDYNKRKDGKILNNNRDFYNHPEKYESNFMRFAKETDFFIAGHFYGDGAPYLFTREDAKSADFNIKFVADISCDIDGPVASTIRPSTIAEPIYGYNPRTETEVNFKDENTIVVMAVDNLPCELPKDASEGFGEMFLENVIPAFFNNDKEGVLERAKMTENGKLTERFSYLQDYVDGKE; translated from the coding sequence ATGAAATTTGGTATTATTAAAGAACGCAAAAATCCACCAGATAGAAGAGTTGTGTTTTCTCCACAGAAATTAAAAGAATTTCAAGAAAAATTCCCAAAAGCAACAATAAAAGTAGAAAGTTCCGAGATTCGTGTGTTTTCAGATGAATCTTATAAACACGAGAAAATACAAGTGTCTAAAAATATGGATGATTGCGATGTGTTGTTAGGTGTAAAAGAAGTGCCAATTGAATATTTAATTCCGAATAAAAAATACTTTTTCTTTAGTCATACCATCAAAAAACAACCTTACAATAGAGATTTATTGAGGGCTATTTTAGATAAAAACATCCAATTATTCGACCATGAAACCATCGTAAATGAAAATGGAGCACGTTTAATTGGTTTCGGACGTTATGCAGGAATCGTTGGAGCATACAATGGTTTTAGAGCCATTGGTTTAAAAAGCGGAGCTTTTCAATTACCAAAGGCAGCAACTTTAAACAGCCAACAAGAACTTATAGAACAACTTCAAAAGATAGAACTTTCTAATATTAAAATTCTTTTAACAGGAAATGGTAAAGTGGCTTATGGTGCCAAAGAAATGTTAGATGCTATGGATATTCTACAAGTTACAACCGAAGAATATTTAAACAACACTTACCAAGAGCCAGTGTATTGTTTGGTAGATGTCTTAGATTATAACAAAAGAAAAGACGGAAAAATTTTAAATAATAATAGAGATTTCTATAACCATCCAGAAAAATACGAATCTAATTTTATGCGTTTTGCGAAAGAGACCGACTTTTTTATAGCTGGGCATTTTTACGGAGATGGAGCACCTTATTTATTTACAAGAGAAGATGCAAAATCTGCAGATTTCAATATAAAATTTGTGGCAGATATTTCTTGTGATATCGATGGCCCAGTGGCTTCAACCATAAGACCTTCTACAATTGCAGAACCAATTTATGGCTACAATCCAAGAACAGAAACCGAAGTAAATTTTAAAGACGAAAATACTATTGTGGTAATGGCTGTAGACAATTTACCTTGCGAATTGCCAAAAGATGCCAGTGAAGGTTTTGGAGAAATGTTTTTAGAAAATGTAATTCCGGCTTTTTTCAATAACGATAAAGAGGGCGTTTTAGAACGTGCTAAAATGACAGAAAACGGAAAATTAACGGAACGCTTTTCGTATTTACAAGATTATGTAGATGGGAAAGAATAG
- a CDS encoding DUF3820 family protein, giving the protein MEENNLQNRQFLLDLAKMKMPFGKYKGTFLIDLPEHYIVWYHSKGFPKGKLGQQMHLVYELQLNGLEDLIRKIQ; this is encoded by the coding sequence ATGGAAGAAAACAATCTTCAAAACCGACAATTTCTGTTAGATTTAGCAAAAATGAAAATGCCTTTTGGAAAATATAAAGGAACATTTTTAATCGATTTACCAGAACATTATATTGTTTGGTATCATAGCAAAGGTTTTCCAAAAGGAAAATTGGGGCAACAAATGCATTTGGTTTATGAGTTGCAATTAAATGGCTTAGAAGATTTAATTCGGAAAATTCAATAA
- a CDS encoding mechanosensitive ion channel family protein, producing MDLTQLFDNPLFVNVASVFILFVIVYIIIKITQKAALKLANDNTSKYKIRKFINFLGYIVFVIGIMFIFNAKLSGLGTALGVAGAGIAFALQEIIVSIAGYIAIFTSNFYKVGDRVKLGGIKGDVIDIGILRTTLMEIGDWVNGDLYNGKMVRVANSFIFKEPVYNYSGDFPFLWDEITIPIKTDGDYQYAKEKFYEILKEEVGDFSETSQVAWNKMIGTYSLENARVKPMVTMVFDENWITFTLRYVVDYKSRRGTKSILFDKILTSIKSSEGKIEVASAAYEVYNK from the coding sequence ATGGACTTAACTCAATTATTCGATAATCCTCTTTTTGTAAACGTAGCATCTGTATTTATACTTTTTGTTATCGTTTACATCATCATAAAAATTACACAAAAGGCCGCTTTAAAATTAGCGAACGATAATACTTCTAAATATAAAATTAGAAAGTTTATCAATTTTTTAGGGTACATCGTTTTTGTAATTGGAATAATGTTCATTTTTAATGCGAAACTTTCGGGTTTAGGAACTGCATTAGGAGTTGCAGGAGCAGGAATTGCATTCGCTTTGCAAGAAATAATTGTAAGTATTGCTGGTTATATTGCTATTTTCACAAGCAATTTCTACAAGGTTGGCGATCGTGTGAAATTAGGAGGAATTAAAGGAGATGTAATAGATATAGGTATTTTAAGAACCACATTAATGGAAATTGGCGATTGGGTAAATGGCGATTTATACAACGGAAAAATGGTGCGAGTTGCCAATAGTTTTATCTTTAAAGAACCTGTTTATAATTATTCTGGAGATTTTCCTTTTTTGTGGGATGAAATTACAATTCCTATTAAAACAGATGGCGATTACCAATATGCAAAAGAGAAATTCTATGAAATTTTAAAAGAAGAAGTGGGCGATTTCTCAGAAACTTCTCAAGTAGCATGGAATAAAATGATTGGAACTTACAGCTTAGAAAATGCAAGAGTAAAACCGATGGTAACTATGGTTTTCGACGAAAATTGGATTACTTTTACTTTAAGATATGTCGTAGATTATAAATCTCGAAGAGGAACAAAATCTATTTTGTTTGATAAAATTCTTACTTCAATTAAATCATCAGAAGGAAAAATTGAAGTTGCTTCTGCTGCTTACGAAGTCTATAATAAATAA
- a CDS encoding DUF1361 domain-containing protein — protein sequence MRHLKKISNIHFLILFCLLLFVVRVKLTSSLFFGFLLWNLFLAIVPYAISSKVKKLNIKEISKPKLISLLFVWLIFLPNAPYIITDFVHLHHIKSTLIGLDLFIIFTYASTGLLFTIISLFDVYKIIKQKWNLKYANYFSYAVTFLCGFGIYLGRFLRLNSWDIFTSPITVLKKSMYSFNDARTWLVTFGFGIFIYLLFSIWKTQIKS from the coding sequence TATCTAACATTCACTTTTTAATCTTGTTTTGCTTGCTCTTATTTGTTGTTCGAGTAAAACTAACGAGTTCCTTATTCTTTGGCTTTTTACTTTGGAATCTCTTTTTAGCGATTGTTCCTTATGCAATTTCTTCAAAAGTTAAAAAACTAAATATTAAAGAAATATCGAAACCAAAATTGATTTCTCTATTATTTGTTTGGTTGATATTCTTACCAAACGCACCTTATATTATTACCGATTTTGTTCATTTACATCATATAAAATCGACTTTAATAGGATTAGATCTTTTTATCATATTCACGTATGCATCAACAGGTTTATTGTTTACAATAATCTCATTATTTGATGTTTACAAAATAATTAAACAAAAATGGAATTTAAAATACGCAAATTACTTTTCTTATGCTGTTACTTTTTTATGCGGATTTGGCATTTATTTAGGCAGATTTTTACGCTTGAATTCTTGGGATATTTTTACAAGTCCAATAACCGTTCTAAAAAAAAGTATGTATAGTTTTAATGATGCCAGAACTTGGTTGGTAACCTTTGGTTTTGGCATATTTATTTACCTACTATTTTCTATTTGGAAAACGCAGATAAAGTCGTAA